GCCGCGCATGAGGCGGGCCAGCAGCCCCTCGTCGGGGTTGATCAGGCTCATCGGGCGCTCCACTTCGTGATGACCAGGTCCAGGCCGGTGCTGGTGGCGTAGGCGACGGGGAACTTCGCCCGTCCGCGCCGTTCGGGGATGACCTCGAAGTGGCCGGAGCGCTGCCATTCACGGCGGGGCATGTTGCGGGTCTTGGGCCCGGACTGGCCCTCGGAGACCTGTTTGCGGAACAGGCCCTGCTCGACAAGCCAGTCGGTGAGGTCCCCGACGTAGACGTCGAGCATGTCGGCGATGGCGGTCATCCCGACGAGGCCGTCGGCGTCGAGGAGCCGGTCGTACTTGGCGGCCTTGGGTTCCAGGGCAGCGACCTGCGCTTGGGCGGCTTCGAGTTCGCGCTGCTGGGCGGCGGCGAGTTCCAGCGCCTCAGCGAAGGTCTGGGGTACCGCTGCGGCCTGGTAGCGGCCGGTCTCGCGGATCTCGCGGAGGATCGCCTTGACCTGCTTCTTGATGGCCTTGGCGCCGGGGAGGGTGCTGCGGAAGATCAGCTCCCACAGGCCGTCCTCGAAGATGACCCACTGCTTGCGCTTCTGCCATTCGCCAACGCTCTGACCTGCGTGGTTAACCTCCTGGGGTACCCAGGTAGAGACGTACTCCCGCCCCTTCTCGTCGGCGTCGACGATCTGTAGGGCTTTCTGGGTCGTGGAGTAGTCGAGGGTCTTGGCGAAGTCGGCGGCCACGGCGTAGGCGGTGCCGTCGTCGGTGATGCCGAATCTGATCTGCTCTCCGGAGATGTCGAAGAGCTGAAGGGCGTCGATACCCGGTCCGGACTGCTCGATGGGAGGTGGCTGTGTCACGATGGTCATGAGTGCGCTCTCTTCTACTTACCGGTAGGTGTGGTGTTGCGCTCGACAGACGGCGCCGGCTCGACCCCGGCGCTGTCGTCGTTTTCGGTGATCTCGGCCAGCCCGAGGAAGGCGAAGACGTGCGCGGTGCGCACGTAGTGCTTCCGGGCAACCTGGACGGGCTCGACGGGCAGGCGCCCCTCGGCAAGGAGCTTGTAGGTCGTGGATTCGGCGAGTCGGAGGACGCCACGCCCGAAGTCGGGCCACAGCGGCATGAGCGGCGGCTGCCGGCACAGGTCGCCGATGGTCAGGACCGTGTCGCTGGGCTGCTGAGCCGTGGAGGTAATGCGGTCGCGGGCGGCCACGTCGGTGGCGCTATCGAGCCGGGTCACGCCGACTCCTGCCGGGTAGCCAGGATCTGTCTGCGCAGCTCGGCGATGAGCTTGGCGTACTGCAGAGCACCGTGCCCGCAGGGGCGTCTCGTTCCCTTCTCCCACCGCCAGACGGTGGACTGATCGACCCCACAGGCGCGAGCGACCTCTCCGATGGACAGATCTGCGGCGACTCGCAGCCGCCGCGCTTCGCCGTTGCTCACGGCGGCGCGGATCTCGGCGAGCCGCAAGGCTGATTGTGGTTGAAGCATAGGCCGTACCCTAGCCAGAACCCTGACCATTCTCAAGGGGCGAGGGGTTGTGATCGTCCGAAACGCGGACAGGCTCTTGCCGCACCCTTGCCGCTATGTGCAGGATGGATGCCATGAGCGACTACCTGACCCCACCGCCAGACTGGCGATACGAGGCGCTTCCGTGGTTCGCCTGGGACGACATGGAAGAACTGCCACGCTTGGTGCAGGTGGGGGCCACGCTGCTCCCGGAGTTCTTCCACCTGGCGATCGGCAATGAGCGCATGTGGGGGCCGGCGCGTGATGAGAAGCCGGACGACGTCATGCTGTTTTTGAACTTTCAGGTGTTCGACGGGTCGATCGAGATGGCGGAGGCGCGGTCGGTTCCGTTCGATGTCGGGCTCGTTTGTGCGAAGGTGCAGAAGGTCGTACCGGCAAGCAAGTGGAAGAGTCTGGGTATCCACTACATGACGAGATACCTGGTGACCTTCATGGAAGATGAAGGGCTGCCCGAAGAAGATCCGATGGCTGAGCGCCGGGCGTGGAGGCACCATGCGGACTATCGGCGCCCGACAGCTGCGGTGCAGTGGATCGAACGCCTGCAGACGCATGCAGCGGACGCCTACGCGATCGCTCGTGACCAGCCCACCCCCCGACGCCGCCGGAATCGGATGACGGTGGAGTTCCTACGGCAGGTGGCCGAGCAGTACACATTCGCCGAGGACTCCGACCAACCCCCAACGCGATGGGTCGCCGACTACTTCAAGACCCCTCACTCGACGGCCGCGAAGTGGGTGGCAACAGCTCGGCGAAAGGGACTCCTCCCGCCAGCTGAATCAGCCAGGAACGATGCAGCCCGCGCGGCGGTACGCCCCTCGGTCCGGCTAGCAACTGAGGAAGAGATCAAGGATCTTCAGGAGAGGTTGGGGACGTGACAGATGGCGGGTAACCGATGAAGGGTTCGACGTACAGGCGCTGTTACTGCCGCGGTGAGGATGGCAGGCCGCTGGGTAAGACGTGCCCGCAGCTGACGAGCAAGCGGCACGGCACGTGGGCGGTCCGGCAGGAGCTGCCGCCGCGTGAGGACGGCGGCCGCCGCTCGTTCTCCCGCTCCGGCTACACGTCGGCGGCCAAGGCCCAGGAAGTGCTCGACCAAGTCCGGGCGCTCCTGGCTCTGCCCGATCACGACGACCTTGAGGCGCTGACCCGGCTCGGTGACCGTCTTGAAGAGGTCAGCAAGGACAAGAAGGCACCCCTGCCGGACCCCTCGGAAACACGCCGCCGACTGCGCCGCGGGCAGAAGCTCACCTCCACCATGACCGTGGCGGATCTGCTGGAGGAATGGCTGGAGGCGAAACGCAAGGCCGAGCGCCGGAAGACGACCCTCAACGGCTACGCCAGCCATGTGCGGGTCCACCTGATCCCGGGCATCGGCGACGTGCGCCTGGACCGGCTCACCGTCGGGCACTGCCAGGCGATGTTCGACGCGATCGACGACCGCAACGACGTCATAGCCGCCGAGAACCGGGCCCGCCGGGAGCAGGCCGCGCGCTGCAAGTGGACCAAGAAGAAGGGCCGTCCGCCGGCCGCTGAGCGGGCGAAGCTGGACGCCGAGCGGGAGCAGCTGGCGGGGATGCCGCCGTTCCGCAAGCTGACCGGGCCGGCGACCAAGCAGGCCATACGGCGCACGCTCCGCACGGCGCTGAACTACGCCATCGGACGCGAGTACTACACGTCGAACAATCCTGCCCGGTTCGTTGAACTGGCCACCGCGCGCCGCCCGAAGGGCCTTCTGTGGACCGCCGAACGGGTCGAGCGCTGGCGGGAGACCGGCGAGAAGCCGAGCCCGGTGATGGTGTGGACCCCGGTACAGCTCGGCGCGTTCCTGGACGCCGCCGAGGATGAGCCGCTGTACGCCTGCTTCCACCTGATCGCCTATCACGGCCTGCGGCGCGGCGAGGCCGTCGGACAGGAGTGGGGGGACATCGACTTCCAGCGCAAGGTGCTGACCGTCGCGAAGGAGATCACCGTCGACGGGTGGACGCCGTATGAGTCCGCACCAAAGACGGACGGCTCGGCCGGCGCCGTGCGCATCGACAGCGGCACCGTGGCGGTGCTCCAGGCGCACCGGCTGCGGCAGCAGGCACAGCGGGAGAAGCGCCTGGAGGCGGGCCTGCCGTGGACGGACACGGGCAAGGTCTTCACGGCCGAGGATGGCGCCTGGCTGCACCCGGAGACGGTCAGTGACGAGTTCCGCCGGATCGTTGCGGAGGAGGATCTGCCGCCGATCAACCTGAGGGACCTGCGGCACGGGGCTGCGGCGCTCGTGAAGGCGGGCGGAGGCGATCTGCACGACGCGAAGGAGAAGCTCCGGCACTCCTCGATCACGCTGACGTCGGACACCTACATGGCGCTGTTCGAGGAGGCGACGGAGGAGCTGACGGAGAAGGCGGCGGCGGTGGTTCCACGGGCCAGGAGGGCGCCCGCTGGGACCGGCGCTCACGCATCGCTCACGCAGGAGCCCGGAAACAGCTGAGGGCCTTACGCCGACCCGGGTCGGCGTAAGGCCCTCCGGTGCAGGTCACCGGGCAGATGAGATGACCGCGATTCGGTAGGCCGTGTGGGACTCGAACCCACAACCAAAGGATTAAAAGTCCTCTGCTCTGCCAATTGAGCTAACGGCCCGCACCGAGCAGCATAGCCTCCGCACGGGTCCGGCCTCGAAGCGAGATATCTCGCTTCGAGGCCGGTCGTCGGAAGGTCAGCTGTCGCGCTTCCAGCGGGGCTTGTCGGCGCGCCGGTCGAAGCCGGCGGCCGGACGGTCGTCCCGGCGGTCGTAACCGCCGGTGGCCGGGCGGTCGTCCCGGCGGTCGTAACCGCCGGTGGCCGGGCGGTCGTCCCGGCGGAAGCCGCCGCTCGGACGGCGGTCGTCACGGCGGTCGTCACGGCGGAACGACGAGCCGCCGCCGCTGCCACTGCCGCCACCACGCCGGTCGTCACGACGGAACCCGGAGCCGCCGCCGCTGCCGCTGCCGCCACCACGCCGGTCGTCCCGGCGGAAGCCGCCGCCCTGCGGACGACGGTCACGGTCACCGTTGCGGAATCCGCCCCGGTCGCCCCGGTCGCCGCGCTCCTCACGCTGGTCCTGGCGGGCCGCCTCGGCGCGGGCCGCCGCCTTCTCGATCCGGCGCGCCTCGCGGTCGTCCTCGGCCAGCGCGAGCTGCCGCGCCTCGGCCGCCGCCGCGATCGCCTCGGCCGGGTCGTCGCCGCGCTCGCGCGCCGCGCGCGCGGTCAGGCGCTCGGCCTCCTCGCGCAGCTCCTCCGACCGCGCCGCGGCCCGCTCCAGCTCGCGCGTGAGCCTGGCCACCTCGCGCTCGGCGTGCCGCACCGCGCCCATCGCCGCCTCGGCCTGCACCTCGGTCAGCGAACGGGCGCCGATGACCTCGGCGATGTCGTCGTCGAAGAGATCGCCCCGGCCGATGATGTGGCGCCCGGCGTCCACGCCCGCGTCCTCCATCAGCCGGAAGATCGTCCGCCGCTGGTGCGGGAGCGCCAGCGAGACGACCGTGCCCGAACGCCCGGCCCGCGCCGTGCGGCCGGAGCGGTGCAGGTAGTCCTTGTGGTCGGCGGCCGGGTCGACGTTCAGCACCAGGTCGACGTTGTCCACGTGGATGCCGCGCGCCGCGACGTCGGTGGCGACCAGGACGGCGACGCGGCCGTCCTTGAACTCCGACAGCGTGCGCGTGCGGGCGCCCTGCGTCATGCCGCCGTGCAGCGCGTCCGCGCGGATGCCCGCCTCGCGGAGCTGCGCCGCGACGCGGTCGGCGCCGAGCTGGGTGCGCACGAAGACGATCGCGCGGGTGCCCTCGCGAGCGGCGATGGCAGCCGTCAGCGGTGCCTTGTCGCGCGGCTTCACGATCAGCACGTGGTGGGTCATCGTGGTGACCGCGCCCTGGGCCGCGTCGACCTCGTGGCTGACCGGGTCCACCAGGTAGCGCTTGACGAGCGTGTCGATCTCGTGCTCCAGCGTCGCCGAGAACAGCATCCGCTGCCCGCCCGGCGGCACCTGGTCCAGCAGCTCGGTGACCTCGGGCAGGAAGCCGAGGTCGGCCATCTGGTCGGCCTCGTCCAGCACCGCCACCTCGACGTCCTCCAGCGAGCACGCCCGGCGACCGATGAGGTCGCGCAGACGGCCGGGGGTGGCGACGAGGATGTCGACGCCGCGCTCCAGGGCGTAGATCTGGTTGCCCATGGAGGTGCCGCCGCAGACGACCTTCAGCCGCAGCCCGAGCACGTCGCCGTACGGCTCCAGCGCGTCGGAGACCTGCATGGCCAGCTCGCGGGTCGGTGTGAGGATGATGGCGCGCGGGCGCTTGGGGGTGGTGCGGCGGCCGGTGAGCCGGGTCAGCAGGGGCAGACCGAAGCTCAGGGTCTTGCCGGAGCCGGTGCGGCCACGGCCGAGGATGTCCATGCCGGCGAGCGCGTCGGGGATGGTCGCGGCCTGGATCGGGAACGGCGAGGTGACGCCGTTCTCGGCCAGCTTGCGGACCACGTTCTGGGGCAGGCCCAGGTCGGCGAAGGTGGTGGTGGGCTCGTCGAGCGGGAGTAGTGCTTCAGCAGTCGTTACGGACATGCGTGGTGAGAACCTTCCGGAGTCTTCATGCGGGCACGCGCCTTAGCTCCGTAGGTGCTCTGGACCGCCTGGATGCGGTCAGCCACGGCTAGACGAGGAACGCGCCACACGGCGCGCTACTTCGGGGCGCCGGGCAAGTGGGATCAAACGATCTACAAGCATACGCACGGTGCGGCCCCGGGCGCAAACGGCGTCAGCCGCCCCCTTCGGACGCGGGCTCGGACGGGGACGCGGCCGGCTCCTCGGTGGGCTCCGGCTCGGGCTCGGGCTGGGGCTCGGGCTCCGGCTCGGGCAGCGGATGCGGCGCGTCCTCGCCGGAGCCGCCCCCGTCGCCG
Above is a window of Streptomyces sp. NBC_01803 DNA encoding:
- a CDS encoding DEAD/DEAH box helicase gives rise to the protein MSVTTAEALLPLDEPTTTFADLGLPQNVVRKLAENGVTSPFPIQAATIPDALAGMDILGRGRTGSGKTLSFGLPLLTRLTGRRTTPKRPRAIILTPTRELAMQVSDALEPYGDVLGLRLKVVCGGTSMGNQIYALERGVDILVATPGRLRDLIGRRACSLEDVEVAVLDEADQMADLGFLPEVTELLDQVPPGGQRMLFSATLEHEIDTLVKRYLVDPVSHEVDAAQGAVTTMTHHVLIVKPRDKAPLTAAIAAREGTRAIVFVRTQLGADRVAAQLREAGIRADALHGGMTQGARTRTLSEFKDGRVAVLVATDVAARGIHVDNVDLVLNVDPAADHKDYLHRSGRTARAGRSGTVVSLALPHQRRTIFRLMEDAGVDAGRHIIGRGDLFDDDIAEVIGARSLTEVQAEAAMGAVRHAEREVARLTRELERAAARSEELREEAERLTARAARERGDDPAEAIAAAAEARQLALAEDDREARRIEKAAARAEAARQDQREERGDRGDRGGFRNGDRDRRPQGGGFRRDDRRGGGSGSGGGSGFRRDDRRGGGSGSGGGSSFRRDDRRDDRRPSGGFRRDDRPATGGYDRRDDRPATGGYDRRDDRPAAGFDRRADKPRWKRDS
- a CDS encoding DNA-binding protein; its protein translation is MTRLDSATDVAARDRITSTAQQPSDTVLTIGDLCRQPPLMPLWPDFGRGVLRLAESTTYKLLAEGRLPVEPVQVARKHYVRTAHVFAFLGLAEITENDDSAGVEPAPSVERNTTPTGK
- a CDS encoding site-specific integrase, encoding MKGSTYRRCYCRGEDGRPLGKTCPQLTSKRHGTWAVRQELPPREDGGRRSFSRSGYTSAAKAQEVLDQVRALLALPDHDDLEALTRLGDRLEEVSKDKKAPLPDPSETRRRLRRGQKLTSTMTVADLLEEWLEAKRKAERRKTTLNGYASHVRVHLIPGIGDVRLDRLTVGHCQAMFDAIDDRNDVIAAENRARREQAARCKWTKKKGRPPAAERAKLDAEREQLAGMPPFRKLTGPATKQAIRRTLRTALNYAIGREYYTSNNPARFVELATARRPKGLLWTAERVERWRETGEKPSPVMVWTPVQLGAFLDAAEDEPLYACFHLIAYHGLRRGEAVGQEWGDIDFQRKVLTVAKEITVDGWTPYESAPKTDGSAGAVRIDSGTVAVLQAHRLRQQAQREKRLEAGLPWTDTGKVFTAEDGAWLHPETVSDEFRRIVAEEDLPPINLRDLRHGAAALVKAGGGDLHDAKEKLRHSSITLTSDTYMALFEEATEELTEKAAAVVPRARRAPAGTGAHASLTQEPGNS
- a CDS encoding BRO family protein, giving the protein MTIVTQPPPIEQSGPGIDALQLFDISGEQIRFGITDDGTAYAVAADFAKTLDYSTTQKALQIVDADEKGREYVSTWVPQEVNHAGQSVGEWQKRKQWVIFEDGLWELIFRSTLPGAKAIKKQVKAILREIRETGRYQAAAVPQTFAEALELAAAQQRELEAAQAQVAALEPKAAKYDRLLDADGLVGMTAIADMLDVYVGDLTDWLVEQGLFRKQVSEGQSGPKTRNMPRREWQRSGHFEVIPERRGRAKFPVAYATSTGLDLVITKWSAR
- a CDS encoding helix-turn-helix domain-containing protein: MLQPQSALRLAEIRAAVSNGEARRLRVAADLSIGEVARACGVDQSTVWRWEKGTRRPCGHGALQYAKLIAELRRQILATRQESA